Proteins encoded together in one Plasmodium cynomolgi strain B DNA, scaffold: 1151, whole genome shotgun sequence window:
- a CDS encoding CYIR protein (putative;~vir-type antigen), giving the protein MVLKCCVKKFTLPLYSDHQNLYDKKCFDFVISKEHKRDVKYETYIKLDEHITSYMDFDTYKSSCETKKKNSDVNMIGNVQVPFNCTLRNEYMAITGITMMH; this is encoded by the exons ATGGTTTTAAAATGTTGTGTTAAAAAGTT TACCTTACCACTGTACAGTGATCATCAAAATttgtatgataaaaaatgtttcgaTTTTGTAATATCTAAGGAGCATAAAAGGGAtgttaaatatgaaacatatataaagctGGATGAACATATTACATCATACATGGATTTtgatacatataaatcatcatgtgaaacaaaaaaaaaaaatagtgatgTAAATATGATCGGAAATGTTCAAGTTCCTTTTAATTGTACATTAAGAAATGAGTACATGGCAATTACCGGGATTACTATGATGCATTAG